In Gossypium hirsutum isolate 1008001.06 chromosome D06, Gossypium_hirsutum_v2.1, whole genome shotgun sequence, one genomic interval encodes:
- the LOC107944611 gene encoding protein ROOT INITIATION DEFECTIVE 3, with amino-acid sequence MNVVIASSSIDGGIGCWDLQTGAEQLRYKTCASPPHGLTTVGCRFLACSQLRDPSATSGHLLYWSWSKPQAQVKSFPAEPIKPLIANSDGTYIVGGGSSGDIYIWEVATGRLLKKWHAHYRAITCLVFSEDDSLLISGSEDGCVRVWSLFMIFDDVRRQQVSHLYEYSFTEHTLRVTDIVIGYGGGNAIIVSASEDRTCKVWSLSKGRLLRNVVFPSIIDAIAIDPGEHVFYAGSRDGKIYIAALNAESSPSDNYGLHIIGSLTDQSKPVTCLAYSAEGNLLFSGSEDGMIRVWDVKTQNITRMFRHSKGPVNNIVIVRLPYPLGRAESKSQPSSRKHELSLPPPLEKYANSSDEDMDNKAIVMLPDTIDLPSYLSSQLINDHIKQLQQQGSSAVAEMEAKRLKVDCQRSKEMFQQLRKVYDNLQEFCVNELLDEQTMEGSKGN; translated from the exons ATGAATGTAGTGATAGCATCATCTTCAATCGACGGCGGCATCGGTTGCTGGGACCTACAGACAGGGGCAGAGCAACTCCGTTACAAAACTTGCGCCTCCCCTCCACACGGCCTCACCACCGTCGGTTGCCGTTTCCTCGCCTGCTCTCAACTTCGTGACCCCTCCGCCACCTCCGGTCACCTCCTTTATTGGTCTTGGTCCAAG cCTCAAGCCCAAGTTAAAAGCTTTCCCGCTGAACCCATTAAACCGCTTATTGCTAATAGCGATGGTACTTACATAGTTGGTGGAGGTTCATCAGGTGATATTTACATTTGGGAG GTTGCTACGGGTAGGTTATTGAAGAAATGGCATGCTCATTATAGAGCAATTACATGTTTAGTTTTCTCTGAAGATGATTCACTTCTCATTTCCGGGTCCGAAGATGGATGCGTTCGAGTTTGGTCGCTTTTCAT GATATTCGATGATGTTAGACGGCAGCAGGTTAGTCATCTTTATGAGTATAGTTTTACGGAACATACTCTGCGTGTAACAGATATTGTTATTGGTTATGGCGGAGGGAATGCGATCATCGTGTCGGCTTCCGAGGACCGAACTTGTAAG GTATGGAGCTTATCCAAGGGAAGATTATTACGAAACGTTGTGTTTCCTTCCATCATTGATGCAATTGCAATAGACCCTGGTGAACATGTCTTCTATGCTGGCAGCCGAGATGGTAAAATTTATATCGCTGCTCTTAATGCCGAAAGTTCCCCTAGCGACAACTATGGATTGCACATCATCGGTTCACTAACTGATCAAAG TAAGCCAGTTACATGCTTGGCATATAGTGCTGAAGGAAATTTGCTATTTTCTGGATCAGAGGATGGCATGATTCGAGTTTGGGATGTGAAAACGCAAAACATTACTCGCATGTTCCGACATTCCAAAG GCCCTGTGAACAATATCGTCATTGTTAGACTCCCATACCCCCTTGGTCGGGCAGAATCAAAATCACAACCTTCCTCAAGAAAGCATGAACTTTCACTCCCACCTCCGCTAGAAAAATACGCAAATTCAAGCGATGAAGACATGGACAACAAGGCTATTGTTATGCTCCCAGATACTATCGACCTCCCTTCATACCTCAGTTCTCAGCTAATCAATGATCACATTAAACAACTTCAG CAACAAGGGTCTTCGGCTGTGGCCGAAATGGAAGCGAAGAGACTGAAGGTTGATTGTCAAAGATCAAAGGAGATGTTTCAACAACTGAGAAAAGTTTATGATAACTTACAGGAATTTTGTGTCAATGAGCTCTTAGATGAACAAACAATGGAAGGATCCAAAGGGAATTAA
- the LOC107941575 gene encoding transcription factor HEC2: MEIDHLKSATTQDQMETMMMQAEYNIYNDVVQLPLASPSTFVENPPFITGSTPGQPPSTAVCPGLLKKNSMGAMREMIFRIAAMQPIHIDPESVKPPKRRNVKISKDPQSVAARHRRERISERIRILQRLVPGGTKMDTASMLDEAIHYVKFLKTQVQSLERAATVGGGGIGFPLGMSNGESFFSMGKGFQLHQNDGVQQFGDV, encoded by the coding sequence ATGGAAATTGATCATTTAAAGTCTGCAACAACACAAGACCAGATGGAGACGATGATGATGCAAGCGGAGTATAATATCTACAACGACGTCGTTCAATTACCCCTTGCAAGTCCAAGCACTTTCGTCGAAAACCCACCATTTATCACCGGTTCAACGCCGGGTCAACCACCGTCCACCGCCGTTTGTCCCGGTTTACTGAAGAAGAATTCGATGGGTGCAATGAGGGAAATGATATTCCGAATAGCAGCAATGCAACCGATACATATAGACCCTGAATCCGTCAAACCACCGAAGAGACGGAACGTGAAGATATCTAAAGACCCACAAAGTGTAGCGGCGAGGCACCGGCGAGAAAGGATCAGTGAGAGAATAAGGATATTGCAAAGATTGGTCCCTGGTGGGACAAAAATGGATACCGCTTCAATGTTGGATGAAGCTATTCATTACGTTAAGTTCTTGAAAACACAAGTGCAATCATTGGAAAGAGCTGCCACCGTTGGCGGTGGTGGGATAGGGTTTCCTTTAGGTATGTCAAATGGTGAGAGTTTTTTTAGCATGGGGAAAGGGTTTCAATTGCATCAAAATGATGGTGTTCAACAATTTGGAGATGTTTAG
- the LOC107941568 gene encoding heat stress transcription factor B-4 isoform X1, with translation MALMLDNCEGILLSLDSHKPVPAPFLTKTYQLVDDPTTDHIVSWGEDDTTFVVWRPPEFARDLLPNYFKHNNFSSFVRQLNTYGFRKIVPDRWEFANEYFKKGEKHLLCEIHRRKTAQSQVTAALNHYNHHHRHLHPQSPMVNNTHYGYLPFPSRVSISPPDSDEQTTNWCDSPPLSSTTGGGGSYNNSSVTALSEDNERLRRSNNLLISELAHMKKLYNDIIYFVQNHVKPVTPSNSYSPSLLLCAPNQHHFGYYPNSPTPQVQVLNEEPNNNKTKLFGVPLQSKKRLHPEYGGSTAANMETHKARLVLEKDDIGLNLMPST, from the exons GTGAAGGCATATTACTATCACTTGACTCACACAAACCAGTACCAGCTCCATTTTTAACCAAAACTTACCAACTTGTCGACGATCCCACCACCGATCACATTGTTTCATGGGGTGAAGATGATACTACTTTTGTTGTATGGCGGCCACCCGAGTTTGCTCGTGATCTTCTTCCTAATTACTTCAAGCACAATAATTTCTCTAGCTTTGTGAGACAACTCAACACTTAC ggttttaggaagATTGTACCGGATAGATGGGAATTTGCCAATGAGTACTTCAAGAAAGGTGAAAAACACTTGCTTTGTGAGATCCATAGAAGGAAAACAGCTCAGTCACAAGTGACGGCGGCGTTAAACCACTACAACCACCACCACCGTCATTTACACCCACAGTCACCTATGGTTAATAATACTCATTATGGTTACCTTCCATTTCCAAGCCGAGTTAGCATTTCACCACCTGACTCAGATGAACAAACAACCAACTGGTGTGACTCACCACCACTTTCTTCAACCACCGGCGGTGGAGGAAGCTATAACAACAGCTCGGTTACAGCTTTATCAGAAGACAATGAAAGGTTAAGAAGAAGCAACAATTTACTCATCTCTGAATTAGCACATATGAAAAAGCTTTACAATGATATCATCTACTTTGTTCAAAACCATGTTAAACCAGTCACTCCAAGTAATTCATATTCTCCTTCTTTGCTCCTTTGTGCCCCAAACCAGCACCACTTTGGGTATTATCCAAATAGTCCAACACCCCAAGTTCAAGTCTTAAATGAAGAACCAAACAACAACAAGACAAAGCTCTTCGGTGTCCCTTTACAATCCAAGAAAAGGTTACACCCTGAATATGGTGGTTCAACAGCAGCTAACATGGAGACTCATAAGGCTCGTTTGGTCTTAGAAAAAGATGATATAGGGTTGAATCTTATGCCTTCTACATGA
- the LOC107941568 gene encoding heat stress transcription factor B-4 isoform X2 codes for MALMLDNCEGILLSLDSHKPVPAPFLTKTYQLVDDPTTDHIVSWGEDDTTFVVWRPPEFARDLLPNYFKHNNFSSFGFRKIVPDRWEFANEYFKKGEKHLLCEIHRRKTAQSQVTAALNHYNHHHRHLHPQSPMVNNTHYGYLPFPSRVSISPPDSDEQTTNWCDSPPLSSTTGGGGSYNNSSVTALSEDNERLRRSNNLLISELAHMKKLYNDIIYFVQNHVKPVTPSNSYSPSLLLCAPNQHHFGYYPNSPTPQVQVLNEEPNNNKTKLFGVPLQSKKRLHPEYGGSTAANMETHKARLVLEKDDIGLNLMPST; via the exons GTGAAGGCATATTACTATCACTTGACTCACACAAACCAGTACCAGCTCCATTTTTAACCAAAACTTACCAACTTGTCGACGATCCCACCACCGATCACATTGTTTCATGGGGTGAAGATGATACTACTTTTGTTGTATGGCGGCCACCCGAGTTTGCTCGTGATCTTCTTCCTAATTACTTCAAGCACAATAATTTCTCTAGCTTT ggttttaggaagATTGTACCGGATAGATGGGAATTTGCCAATGAGTACTTCAAGAAAGGTGAAAAACACTTGCTTTGTGAGATCCATAGAAGGAAAACAGCTCAGTCACAAGTGACGGCGGCGTTAAACCACTACAACCACCACCACCGTCATTTACACCCACAGTCACCTATGGTTAATAATACTCATTATGGTTACCTTCCATTTCCAAGCCGAGTTAGCATTTCACCACCTGACTCAGATGAACAAACAACCAACTGGTGTGACTCACCACCACTTTCTTCAACCACCGGCGGTGGAGGAAGCTATAACAACAGCTCGGTTACAGCTTTATCAGAAGACAATGAAAGGTTAAGAAGAAGCAACAATTTACTCATCTCTGAATTAGCACATATGAAAAAGCTTTACAATGATATCATCTACTTTGTTCAAAACCATGTTAAACCAGTCACTCCAAGTAATTCATATTCTCCTTCTTTGCTCCTTTGTGCCCCAAACCAGCACCACTTTGGGTATTATCCAAATAGTCCAACACCCCAAGTTCAAGTCTTAAATGAAGAACCAAACAACAACAAGACAAAGCTCTTCGGTGTCCCTTTACAATCCAAGAAAAGGTTACACCCTGAATATGGTGGTTCAACAGCAGCTAACATGGAGACTCATAAGGCTCGTTTGGTCTTAGAAAAAGATGATATAGGGTTGAATCTTATGCCTTCTACATGA